TTCAACTTGTAAAATGTGTCTACCTTGGAGAAGACCTTTGATAATTGTTAAGGTTTACCCTACTGTTTTAAGATCAGTTGCCCCATTGGATcaataagaaatgataaattagGGGAGAAATATGGAGGTAAGCACCTGGATATTTAGTACAGTATGAGGAAAAAGCAAATATGGAGatggatattttatttataaaattaaacctaattttattttgctaaaatcAACAAATACACGTTCAGATCTGGTTTATCTTCAAAACGTGTGTTTTCGTTTTCCAACAAACATGCAAATTAATTTGGCATGCCAAACATCTTTCTCTCTAGATCtccttggaaattttttttttcatcacacAAACAAGGGTGCAAATGTTGTTCAAaaactatttacatttttatcctcCAGAATTACtaacattaatatttattgagagaaaagaaaaactgcaaGGCTTGGTTTTTGACATTCACATTTGATTCAGCagtataattaaaattttgtatttgtttttaagataAACACTTTGAAGGAAATTTAATAAGTCTTGTTTTTGCTCTGCAAAGGAGCCACTATATCAAAGCATTTAACTGGAGCTGTAGAGTTCCTGCTGGTAGAATATTACTTCCAGCCTATTTATTAGCTTTTCTTCCTGTAGCCCTATACATGATTTTTCCCCCTATTCCGCTAAGTGAAAGCACAGAAAGGAAGCAATTTCTTGTCTCTTTCCCCCCTAGCATCATGCAAGGCAAGGCAGCATCACAAGTCACAATATCTGTGTTTACTTTGATTATATTTTGTTTCATacactttaaattatttcatattaGAATACTTACTGGGTTATCTACAGTCAACATTGTTGATGTTAAACTGTTATAAAGCCAGACTTTTAGAGACATTTGAGACAATTCATGAACCATGTCTGAGAGGAGATAATTGCCTTCAACCTAGACTTTTGCACTTGGGAGCAAAAAAATTCTAGGTATCAGCAGGTTATGAGAAAACAAGACTTTCGGGGGTCTATATAATTTATTCTGACATTTTTGTGTATTGTAAACAAGGATAGGATACTTTTGACAGTAGCctataaacaaatttaaaaaaaatatatccttCACTGTAAAATCAGTATCAAGGGAGCATTTTAAATGATTCTGGTAGGTCTCTTATAAGCCTACTTTCCAGGAaaagtttatatgaaatttcctgattaaaaacaaaatcagaagtCATAGATTTAAGTTGAGAGAATATGGTATGTGAGGTAAGGTCACTGTGTTATCTATGGTCTGATGCACAATGTAGCATGTACCAAAGAACCTTAAGAGACATCTGTCTCAAGTTTCAGACAGGATATAAGAGTGCATAGAGAAGAGAGAGATTTTCAGGTCAGACAGCAAAAGAAGCCATAGCATTCACCTAAATCAATATGTTGTAAGCAACACACACATATGCAGTGCCAGTTCACAGAATGCAAACAAGATCAATTAGAAATTGTACTGTGATAGCCACATATTTTGGAGAAGAATTCCCAAGCCAGGCGAATGTGGATTGGGataaaaacataggcagtatacACCACCATAGCAAAAATAGTTAGTAAGATGGTATTGAACATGGATTGTTCCCAGGGCTCCAAGACAGCACAGCAGCTAATGATTTGATATTGATAGTAAAGCCAGGAGAAATAGTCCTTCACACGCTTGAAATCCATGGTTGGCTCCTTCAAGCTGCAGAAAGTCTGtcctgttaaaaaaaagtacCAGATTAGAAGAAACATAAGATAAGGTACCAAACACAGAATCTCCTTAGAGTTTCACAACCTCAGCCtgttaaaatttttcaaagactGTTAATGATCATTGAGTGAATTATGAATAGAAATATTGTATGGAAATAATACACAACACATTAAtcatagaaataataatattgcCACTGTTACTATACAATAATTACTACTAGAATTAATAGCAATATTATTAATAACAGTAATATGTATCTAAAGATATAGTTGCTAGTAATAACTCTAGTGAGAATAATATCTACTAATTGAGACCAAGCACATTTTATGTAGCCCTGTATATCTAGGGAGAGAAATgtgaattttccatttcctacaaCATATATTCTGGAAAAAGAGTAAAGACTGGTGTGCAGAAAAGAGTCACTATAGCAAGCCAGAGGCTGCTATCTTTAGAAGGGCCCTTGGCTGGCATCTGGGAACTTGGCTTTTGGAATGTTCTCTCCATTCCCTAATGGATAAGGATGATTCACTATGCCTAGGCTGTGCAAACACTGTAACTTATGGCAAACACCTGCTTTATTTTGGGAGTCCAGAATTTTTGTAATTGCTAGGCAAAGAGTGTCCATGTGACCAGCCCCAATTAAAAACCTTGGTGCTGAGTCTGTAATGGGCTTCCCTGGGCAGAAACATTACACATGTATCACTGCACTTTTTGTTGTTAAAGGATAAGCGCACTTGTGTCCATTCATGGGAGGGAGAGAGCATCGTTAGCCTGTAAGTGGATTTCTTCAGACTCCACCTGTGtctttcttccttgctgatcctgTTGTATATCTTTCTGCTGTTAGAAACCTTAGCTGTGAGCACGAATATATGCTGAGTCCTGTGAATCTTTCTAGTGAGGCACTGGACGTGTGGGTGGACTTGGGGACCTCCAAAGCAAAGGGGAAGCCCAAAGTGCACCTTTGGGTAGTCATTTGGCTTTCGAGTAAAGAACTTATGAAAAACCGtacaaaaatgttttattggCCTTCAGATAGGACCACAGTTAAAACCACATGTAAAACTTCCTAGGAAGAAGGGCATCtatcatttctttaaaagattCTTGGCATGATTTTGCAGACTTTCATAAACATGGTGGGTGTCCTTGGATCTACAGGCTGACTTGTGCCTGTTCTGCTTACTCCTAAAAATACAACAGTGCCACATCACTGAGCCCACTTTGATGACTTTTAATATTCAAATCaaagttaaatttttttgaagatcatttctatattcttatttgaaaaatctctcttttcttttattctcttttgaGGAAAAGCAAGATGTCTTTGCTCCATAAGACCATGGACTCCTCAGGCTATGGGGAGACTCTCATGATCCTaatgcctggcacaaagacagTCATCAGCAAATACTTGCTgaacaaatgagtaaatgaatgaatgacatgtAACCAACTTAACAAAATAATTATAGATGACTCAGTTCCCGTATAAGTGGGATAGGTTGGCTGTTGCTGACTTTTAACAGCTTGACTTTGATAATGAGTAACTCTTTCTGATAAGGATAATTTCCACAAAAACTTAAAATGGGAAAGTCTTTGGGTTACCAGGTTGTGATTATTTGTAACAATGGCCAGGATGATCCAGATAAGTAGATAATATATACTGGAGTCGCTTTACTTTCCTATGAAAAGAAAAGTGAGCCTCCCATCTTTCCTAGAAGCCAAAATGGGGACTAAGTAATTGGACTTAAATGTCTTGTCCTAGCAGGTGGACTTTGGTGAGAAATTACCTCaatgttctttttcattcctaGCTCTGGTTGCAGAGAAAGAGTGAAGGTGAATAGGGTTAGGTCTTAGAGAAAATGAGTGGCGAAGGAGTGGTAATTTCAGTGAATAATATTATCCACACAACCAAGACTTTCCACTGATAGGCCAAAGAGAGATTGGGAGGTATCACTATTTGAGCTTTTAGGCTGTCCCATTAGGCAACTGTATATTTCaaactaaatttaatttttaaaaatgtcattcatGGATACCCACACTTGGTTCCTTTTCATTACCTAGACAGAATTTAGGGTGGCGCTAGATAACTGATCAGGAATGTGAGAGTCTATTCATCAGGCAGAAACTTCCAGACTGTGCTTGGTGAAGATGGGAGGGTGATGGCTCCGATAGATACAGACCCTCCCCCTAGGAAGCTTGGTTCAGATGGAAAGACAGGTAGTCATCaaataatacatacaaataaataattgtCAACCACCTTACTCCCTAAGGGATAAGAGCAACGTAAAGGGAGCTGTAGGAAACCTAATCCAGTCTGAATATGTCTCCAAGGAAGAGATATTTCGAGATAAAATCCAAGAGATGACTGTGAGTCAAACAAATAAATTGGGTAGTCAGGTGAAGAGAAGAGCCAATACAGAGGGGTTCCCCTGTGTTTGTGCAGAGTTCAGTGGTGCGAAGGAGCCTGATAAGTGGTGGGGAATGGAGCCCAGTgacctggggagggaggctgggagtaTGAGAAGCCTGAAGAGGAGGGGATGACCAGAGTGAGGCCAAGCACTCTAGGGCCTAGTGTTTTGTCTTTATTCTACAATGGCAGGGATCTAGGGGTTTTAACAGGGGAATGCTATTGTGGGCTTGAGAGCCTGAGCCTTTAAAGCTCGTATGGACATGCTGCCTTCTCTGCATTCTAAAGCCAAGTTGAAatgatttaattttagttttaaaaaaatttacttgttgaagtatagttgatttacagtattgtgttagtttctggtgtagagcatagtgattcagatatatatatatttatatatatatatgtatatatatgtatatgtacacacacatatatatattcttttttgtcataggttattacaagttattgaatatagttccctgtgctatacagtaggatcttgttgttgatctattttatatatagtagtgtgtacctgctaTGAAATGATTTTGAATATATTGTTTCAGTAAATCTGTGCCTCTGCTGTCCCATTGGCATTAGTCATTCAAAATCAACCAGGTACTGAAAAgctgtttaaaatattattaatactcTTCACTTTTATAAATGAGATAAATGACTCATTTAGAAATATCACTGACTTTTTCTCTGTaaattttagcttttaaaaatgtcCTAATTagagggaagggtgtagctcaagtggtagagagcattcttagcatacacagggtcctgggttcaatccccagtacctcctctaaaaataaataagtaaacttaattacctacaaacccccccacccagaattttaaaaaataccctaaTTAATTGCCTGGCCAttactttcttttcaaaaattaaatttcttcctTGAGCAGCCCcagtgtttgttgttttaagctgtaaAAGTCAATCATTCAAGGAAGGGACAGATCTAAAGCATACCAACATGTCTTACACCAAAGCTGGATACCTGGTTAAGACCTTGGTCACATATTGCTAACAATTTACAGAATtaagattaaaaacatttttttttccttgccagtTTCTACCATGCCCTGGATCACTTCTCAGCCCTCTCAGTAGCCAGCTGTGATGTGTAAAAAGGCTTTTATTATCACTTCTCACTTCAGTCTCATGAAATCTGAGTGATAAAAAGCATCGAtctcccccttttctttgattcttttcttcctaaTTAATGAAAAGCAATCTAAaagattatttattgttatttattgttTCTTATGAAAAGTTGAGAAGAGAGTTGATTATTATTGGCAAACCATCTGCTGCAAACTATTGTGAGAATATGTGCTATATTTAGGTTCTAGATTGGCTTAGGTAATATAATCTTACTTccttttgagttcatttttaaatCTCCTATGGGACAACATGCAAGATTTAAGAAAACCACTTAAGATAATTTAAGATGAGTCATGTGGGAAGGAGAATTCATTCAATCATTAGACAAATGCATTTTGAGTACTACTACATGGTCTCTTCTGAGTAGGAATGGCTTCAGAAGCAGTCTGCTCCAAAGTGGCACTACAGACGGGGGAAGCTCTTCTAGGCAGCAGCAAACTGGATCATGTAACAAACATGCAGTGACAAGGGGCCAGGAATGAGCACTGAATGGGAGGAAAGGGCCTGGGAAAATGCTAAGAAGGAAGCTAGGAAAAGAGGCTGAATTTGGGAAATAGGATGACAGAAACACCATGAAATGAATTACTCACAAGGAACCTGGAACTAGATGACAGCAAAATCTCAGTGTCTCAAATTTTCACAATGAAATGTGGAATTAATACGCCCTTAAAGAGCTGATGGCATATTTCAGGAAAGCTAAACAAAGAACTTAAAATGATTACTTCACTCAAGCACACCATGAATCTCCTTGTCTTTAATTgtgtgttttcagaagatgattTCCCTATaccaaaaggaggaaggaagtatgtttgtttcttctcttccttcttcttttaattttcccTTTAAACTTGATGACTTTTAAAACCCTCTTAAATCTTTAACGAAGTTGTGCATTCAAAGGCAGCACTGCCTACCTGCACTGTGGGATGTCTTCAGTGGTACAGGGGCCTAGATGGGTATGACTCTAACAGCTGAGGCTGTGTGGTGACACCCCTCAAGtgagtggggagggcagggagcccctgTGGAACACAAAGCAGGTGAAGCTCTCTGTAAGAAGTAGGGGTGGGGCACAGGCCAGCACTGGTACCTGGAGGAATGGGTTATGAGCCTGAAGAAAGGCTTTCTTTGGTCCATTGTTTTGAAAACAGGATAATGTCTTCCTCTTCAGGAGGATCTGTGCAGTATCATATTCTCAGTTATCCTAATGGATTTGATTTATCAGAGTTTCTCtagtaataataacaaaacaaattatattttcatagGATTATCTGTAGTTTAGAGAAGGCTTTTACTGCATTTGCATAATGGGTTTGGGAATAAGGATATGCACTGGTTCAAGTTCTGACTTCTCCACTTACTGGATGTGTGACCTTGGCCCACTTACTTAATTGTTCTGGGCCTCAGGTTCGTCACctgtaaatggaaataataatcccCTCTTCTtaaggttgctgtgaggattagcAGAAATGCAAGCAAAGCATCAATTTAAGGGatttgtacatggaggaagtccATAGGTAGGAAGATGGAATCTCACtggagaaaaacctttcctccctcgttttcttttatttattgaaaataattattaacctGCTGGCAATTGCACTAAGAACTGGAGATTCCATGGTTATTGAGACGGTCATGGCTATTGCCCCCAGGATTATAATCCAGCTGAGTATATTCtacaaatacacattttagaCAATATTTACCAAGTGTATTAGGTAGCTACAGTGGAGTCCTAGAATGTTAGTGGCTGTGTAGACTGTAGAATCCCCTACACCCAATCACTCGTTTTAAAGAAAAGGACCAAGACTATGGGACTAAAATTAAACTGACATTAAATTTGTTTGTCAAACTGAATTAAAGTGACTGGACAATTCCAGGTGGTGAATACCCTGTGTTTTGTGAATTGATGCTGGATGGAAGAAACAGAAATTCCAGTGGAGGTTTTCCGTGGTCTTCAAAGACTCAGAGTTGAGCAGGACATTGGAATCAATGTGTGGGTGTCTGAAAGACCTCAGTGCCACCCTCCCTCAGGTTCTTCAGACTCTTCTCTTCTCTCGCTCAAGCCTCTTCCCTGAAATCCCACAGTTCAGACTGTCTTCTAGGCAAATGAAGGTCTGAATGCCTATTGACTGTAAATATTACCAGGAACTGGCAAAAGCCAAGGTTCTTGTGCGTGATGTACAACAGCGTGGGTAAATGACCCAAAGCAGAGTTTTGCCAGGTTgaggggagaaagagggagaaggaagagattaTTAGAGAAAGATTATGAGAGTCTTGGGAACCAGAGAGAGAATGATTTCTAAAGGGAACCTAGTGATTAAATGGGGACCTAATGACAGGAGAAAACAGGAAGGACTTGGAATTCCTCTAGGAAGTGATCTCATAATTGATTGGAGAGTAAGCCGCTATTTTTTACTTCTGAATTTTGgcaccaagttttttttttttttttctctctcactagATTTGTATACAGTAGGGAAAGATAAAGTTTCATCTCCTCTCCcagaataagagagagaagtCCTGGAATTGTGATCCACATTACTCAGGGGCAAGGCTTTGTTCTGGCCTGAACAGAGAGGAAAGTTTGAataaacagcaaaaaacaaacaaacaaacaaaaaaacccacgtGTTTGCGTGAACCCGTGTGTAGGAGTCATGAGAGGAGAGCACTGTAGGGGGAATGTGCAGGGCAGTGACAACATTAGCAAGCTCAGGAGGccctttgtttttggtttctgtCCACGGGAACAGGAATGGTAAAAAGTCAGGCAAGTGCAACGAAAGATAGGTAGTAGGTGATTTGATACCTTGGGAATCCTGCAAAGGACCCGATTCTGCAGCCCTCCTCTGCCTAAAGAAAGTCCTCCAAATTACTGGATTTTCTAAGTAAGGGATTTCTCTTTCTAAACATTAGCTAAAAATGAATCTTCCCTTCTGaggtgggaaaaaaaaccctaacacATTTTGGTCTAAATTTCCTTCTAAAATGTCAGAAGCTGGGGCTAAAGAGAAAAGTCAGCAGGACCTCCAATCGATTTGAGGTTAACTCCTTCGCAACTTGTTTTGGAATTCTACCTCAATTACTCAGCTTTTGTTGTGTTTCATCTCTGAAACCTAAAAATCTGAGAAATGGAAAAAGTGTCCTGCCTGCTGCTGCAGAGAGAGGCTGTATCTAAAAAGAGAATGTGTCTGTGCTCAGAAGTAGCTTTCTTTGGAAAGAGCTCAATATGACTTACTCAAATTCAAGCCTTCCTTTAATGAAGTAATTCATTTAAAGAAGGAGCAGAGTGATTTCCTTCCAAAGAGTGCAGTGTGGAAAAGGGTGATAAAAACAAGTaaattcacagaggaggaaactgataGGCGCTTCCTCAGCCCGCTCATCAAAGCCAGCATCAGCAATGATgttgacagtatgtttccaggATATCATGGTATGAAAATGGCACTTTgcttctgtggtcttcctcccccaaGCCCACAGcttcagtctaatcatgagaaaaaaacatcagacaaatttcAACAGAGAAGCCTCTTAGAAAATACCTGGCCTTAAAATTCGCTTAGTACTGCTTGAAACTCTCAAGGTCATCAGAAACAAGCAAAGGGTGAAAAACACTCACAGCCCAAAGGAGCTGCCTAAGGAAACAagacaactaaatgtaatgtgttAGGCTGGATGGAATCCTGCAGCTGATGAAGGATTTTAGGTAAAAACTAAGTAAATCTGAGTAATGTATTGGCTTTAATGATAGTGTATCAACATTGGCTCATTAATTGTAACACATGGCATACTAATGTAAGCTGTTAATAGCAGAAACTGGGCACAGGCTACATGGTAATTCTCTTTATTCGTGCCTCagttttctgtaagtctaaaaatgttctaagcaATAAAGTCAATTAGTTTTTTTTGAAggtaaaaaaataattagaaaagtcTTGAAAAGTCCAGAGTTATCCCCACTCCAAACTCCAGTGAACTTTGCTTATGCCTTTCTTCCCTTCTGGAAGATACTTCCTAATAACTCTGAACGTAGTTAAATAATAGCCTTCCATAAAGGACTGGCTTTCAAACATCTTCAAACCCAGCAGAGAGGAAAAGTACGTTTTACCTTGTGATCCAGGgtacgcacacatacacatagcCATGTAACTGAGATAGACATCTCTCAAAATAATATGCTGCAGTTCACGCTgatgttttatttccattctgttctattccatttgaTTTGATTGTATTCTGCTGTGTTCTATGTTATTCTCATCATTCATTACAAAATGCCCCAATTATGAGCTACCACATTGATTTCTTAACATGCCGATTGCAACCTGCAGTTGGAAAAACCCTCCTTTAATGCTTAACTCAAATGCTAACTTCTTCAAGAAGTCTCTGCATGGTCCAGGTTGGTAgacactagccacatgtggcaattaaaatttttagtgctcaagagccacatgtggcttatggctaccatattggacagcacaaaCAGAATATTTCCATCTGCAGAAAACGTTATTGGGCAGTGCTTTTGGGCTCTCTCCATCTCTTGCTTGGACTAATGAAATGGCCTACAGCTTGTTTCCTTTTCACCTTATAATCTTCCATGCCTCTGCTGGAATTAACTTTCTAAAATtatggatttatttttctgcttgaAGCCCTTCAGTGGTGCTCCATGTCCTATGAAGTGAATCATTCATTTGAGGCCCTTCACAGCTGGATTCCTCCACCTCTCCTACATCATCTCTGAACTCTCCTGCTAAATGccattcactcttttttttttttcattttaaaatttatttgtgtgtttagtttacaatatcatatattaaaatggaattataattaatatacaatattatatgttataggtatacaatatagtaattcataattttaaaggttatactccatttatagttattataaaatattggctctattcctcatggtacaatatatccttgttgcttattttatacctgatagtttgtacttCATAATCCTCTACCTCCATCTTgctcctccccctttcctctccccactggtaaccactagttccttctgtacatctgtgagtctgtttcttttctgttatactcactagtttgttgtatttttttagactccacgtgtaagtgatatcttacagtatttgtctttgtctgacttatttctcttagcacaatgccctccaagtccacccatgcTGTATGCCTGCTACTCACTCTTAATCTTCCATGTTGTAGTtcatcctcttttcttttctagaaatatttttgtttctcttttcttttttaaaaaaaaaatttatttattttgtttgtggtttttttttttttttttggtttggttttgaagggggaggtaagtaggtttatttatttagttattttagtaaaggtactggggattgaaaccaggaccttgtgcatgctaggcatgtactctgcCACAATACCCTCCCTTGCCCTTTTCTGTTAGATAAAAATCCTATTTACTTTCAAGGCATAACTCCTATCTTCTCTCTTCTATGCAATATTCTCAGGAGACCACTCTTCCTAAGGAaagtgtattattttcttttatgggtTACTATTGTAGCATTTCTACTGTATTATAATTAGGCACGTACAGTGTTTTCCCACTAGACTATGAGAGGTTTAAATACTGGGAAGATGCCATCATCATCTCTTTGTTCTCAGTGCCTGGAATGGGATACTTATGCACTGATGAACTG
This portion of the Vicugna pacos chromosome 1, VicPac4, whole genome shotgun sequence genome encodes:
- the SPTSSB gene encoding serine palmitoyltransferase small subunit B — encoded protein: MDFKRVKDYFSWLYYQYQIISCCAVLEPWEQSMFNTILLTIFAMVVYTAYVFIPIHIRLAWEFFSKICGYHSTISN